From Caldicellulosiruptor hydrothermalis 108, a single genomic window includes:
- a CDS encoding ATP-binding protein, whose protein sequence is MTRSIESRLILVFGLLILMVMFISSFFIIDRTKNYFYEDVQKKIEFMVSSSLIRLLEDKNLTQERIQTIVDQSMKESQYGFMIQKLIVTDSRGKVLASFPRMDISFFPSDEILTSLAGYKVVKREVEDQAMVFAFPIKSGRSVERALYLEVSVQNILATVTDIKNILLMAYIVAMIFSLFIGFLFAKTLSNPLRKLTKQALEMAEGNLDVKIEISSQDEIGKLASAFKVMATNVKKYISELEFEKQKLERILQNMSDGVLAVNSKNEIIHINESAKKFLKGDVERFLEHVQSDKDWGVTQHIYEVDGWTLEISTAAFIDSYQGTGTIFILHDITQQAKLDQMRKQFVADVSHELRTPITTIKTYSETLLDVDDEAVKREFLGVIIKECDRMTRLISDLLYLSRLDSGENILKIEEVNVSELVRFVCEKMRIHAKKKNQKLLCSAEENVVIEADRDRLEQVLINLINNAVVYVQEGGQIEVGLEKDEEHVKITVKDNGPGIPEDDLPRIFERFYRVDKARSRSLGGSGLGLSIADEIVKAHGGRILVESKEGVGTTFTVVLPVKRGV, encoded by the coding sequence ATGACAAGAAGCATAGAAAGCAGGCTCATACTTGTTTTTGGGCTTTTAATTTTGATGGTCATGTTCATATCAAGTTTTTTTATCATAGACAGGACAAAAAACTACTTTTATGAAGATGTCCAGAAAAAGATTGAGTTTATGGTAAGCTCATCACTCATCAGGCTTTTAGAGGATAAAAACCTGACACAGGAAAGAATTCAAACTATCGTCGACCAGTCGATGAAAGAAAGTCAGTACGGGTTCATGATTCAAAAACTCATTGTGACAGATAGTAGAGGGAAGGTTCTTGCATCTTTCCCGAGGATGGATATTAGTTTTTTCCCGTCAGATGAGATTTTGACAAGCCTTGCGGGCTACAAGGTTGTAAAGCGGGAAGTAGAGGACCAGGCGATGGTTTTTGCATTCCCGATAAAAAGTGGCAGGTCGGTAGAAAGGGCACTGTATTTGGAGGTGTCTGTTCAGAATATTCTTGCCACGGTCACTGACATCAAAAACATACTTCTGATGGCTTATATTGTTGCCATGATATTTTCACTCTTTATTGGTTTTCTATTTGCAAAGACTCTTTCTAACCCGCTCAGAAAACTTACCAAGCAGGCACTTGAGATGGCAGAAGGAAATCTTGATGTGAAGATTGAAATTTCCAGCCAGGATGAGATTGGTAAGCTTGCAAGCGCTTTTAAGGTCATGGCGACAAACGTAAAAAAATATATATCAGAGCTTGAGTTTGAAAAGCAAAAGCTTGAAAGAATACTTCAGAACATGTCGGATGGAGTTTTGGCTGTAAACTCTAAAAATGAAATCATTCATATAAACGAGAGTGCCAAGAAGTTTTTGAAAGGTGATGTTGAAAGGTTCTTAGAACATGTTCAAAGTGATAAAGATTGGGGCGTCACACAGCACATATATGAAGTCGATGGGTGGACGCTGGAAATCAGCACAGCAGCTTTTATAGACTCTTACCAGGGCACTGGTACAATATTTATCCTTCACGATATAACCCAGCAGGCAAAGCTTGACCAGATGCGAAAACAGTTTGTTGCAGACGTGTCTCATGAGCTTAGAACTCCAATCACAACCATCAAGACATATTCTGAAACTCTTTTGGATGTTGATGATGAGGCTGTGAAAAGAGAGTTTTTGGGTGTGATCATAAAAGAGTGTGATAGGATGACAAGGCTGATTTCTGATCTTTTGTATCTTTCGCGACTTGACAGTGGTGAGAATATTTTGAAAATTGAAGAGGTAAATGTTAGTGAACTTGTAAGGTTTGTGTGTGAAAAGATGAGGATTCATGCAAAGAAGAAAAACCAAAAACTTTTATGTAGTGCAGAGGAAAACGTGGTGATTGAGGCTGACAGAGACAGGCTTGAACAGGTGCTGATAAATCTTATAAACAACGCTGTTGTCTATGTCCAGGAAGGCGGGCAAATAGAGGTTGGGCTTGAAAAGGATGAGGAGCATGTGAAGATAACTGTAAAGGACAACGGGCCAGGAATTCCTGAAGATGATCTTCCGCGCATATTTGAAAGGTTTTACAGGGTTGACAAGGCAAGGTCGCGAAGCCTTGGTGGTAGCGGGCTTGGTCTTTCGATTGCTGATGAGATTGTAAAGGCACACGGCGGGAGGATTTTGGTTGAGAGCAAAGAAGGGGTTGGTACAACCTTTACTGTTGTGCTTCCCGTGAAAAGGGGTGTGTAA
- a CDS encoding CTP synthase: MEKQVKYIFVTGGVVSGLGKGITAASIGRLLKARGLKVTMQKFDPYINVDPGTMSPYQHGEVFVTDDGAETDLDLGHYERFIDENLTKNSNVTTGKIYWSVIQRERRGDFLGGTVQVIPHITNEIKERIYRLGKSNSTDVVITEIGGTVGDIESLPFLEAIRQVATDIGKENVLYVHVTLVPYLSKSGELKTKPTQHSVKELRSIGIQPDIIVCRTEKPLSQDLKAKIALFCNLKPEYVIQNLDAESLYEVPLMLEKEGLGEIICEKLGFACTKPDLSDWIEIVEKEKNLKKNVTIALVGKYVELHDAYLSVAEALKHAGIANDSHVEILWINAEEVTYENASEKLKRADGILVPGGFGDRGIEGKIAAIRYARENKIPFFGICLGMQCAVIEFARNVLGLNRANSTEFDEETPYPVIDIMPEQKDIFTKGGTMRLGLYPCKLEEGTLAHRIYNDELVYERHRHRYEFNNEFKERFKQAGMVFSGISPDRRLVEIIELKDHPWFLGVQFHPEFKSRPQRPHPIFTDFIRASLEHKAKKEGV, translated from the coding sequence ATGGAAAAGCAAGTAAAATACATTTTTGTCACAGGCGGGGTAGTGTCCGGGCTTGGCAAAGGGATCACAGCAGCGTCAATTGGCAGACTTTTAAAAGCGCGCGGCTTAAAAGTTACAATGCAGAAGTTTGACCCGTATATAAACGTTGACCCTGGAACTATGAGTCCATATCAGCACGGAGAGGTCTTTGTCACAGACGATGGGGCTGAGACCGACTTAGATCTTGGTCACTATGAAAGGTTCATTGATGAAAACCTTACAAAAAACAGCAATGTCACAACAGGGAAAATTTACTGGTCTGTAATTCAAAGAGAGAGGCGTGGCGATTTTCTTGGTGGCACGGTTCAGGTAATACCCCACATTACAAATGAAATTAAAGAGAGAATCTACAGGCTTGGCAAAAGCAACTCAACAGATGTTGTGATAACAGAGATTGGTGGGACTGTTGGTGATATTGAAAGCCTTCCATTTTTGGAGGCAATAAGGCAGGTTGCAACAGATATTGGAAAAGAAAATGTTCTGTATGTTCATGTAACCCTTGTTCCTTACCTGTCAAAGTCTGGAGAGTTGAAGACAAAACCCACACAGCACAGTGTAAAAGAGCTTAGATCAATTGGCATTCAGCCTGATATTATTGTTTGCAGAACAGAAAAGCCACTTTCACAAGACCTCAAAGCTAAAATTGCACTGTTTTGCAATTTAAAACCTGAATATGTCATTCAGAACTTGGATGCAGAAAGCCTGTATGAGGTGCCTCTCATGCTTGAAAAAGAGGGTCTTGGTGAGATTATATGTGAAAAACTTGGTTTTGCCTGCACAAAGCCAGACCTTTCTGACTGGATTGAGATAGTTGAAAAAGAGAAAAACCTTAAAAAGAATGTAACAATTGCCCTTGTTGGCAAGTATGTTGAGCTTCATGATGCATATTTGTCTGTTGCAGAGGCACTAAAACATGCAGGGATTGCAAACGACAGCCATGTTGAGATTCTGTGGATAAACGCAGAGGAAGTTACTTATGAAAATGCCAGCGAAAAACTCAAAAGAGCAGATGGGATTTTGGTGCCGGGCGGATTTGGTGACAGGGGTATTGAAGGCAAGATTGCAGCTATAAGATATGCAAGAGAAAATAAAATTCCGTTTTTTGGAATATGCTTGGGAATGCAGTGTGCTGTGATTGAGTTTGCAAGGAATGTGCTTGGGTTAAATAGAGCAAACTCAACAGAGTTTGATGAAGAAACACCATATCCTGTGATTGACATCATGCCAGAGCAAAAGGACATATTCACAAAAGGCGGTACTATGAGGCTTGGACTTTACCCGTGCAAGCTTGAGGAAGGCACTCTTGCCCACCGAATTTACAATGATGAGCTTGTATATGAAAGGCACAGACACAGGTATGAGTTCAATAATGAATTCAAGGAAAGATTCAAGCAAGCCGGCATGGTATTTTCAGGAATATCGCCAGACAGAAGGCTTGTAGAGATAATAGAGCTGAAAGACCATCCATGGTTTTTGGGCGTGCAGTTTCATCCCGAGTTCAAGTCGCGCCCGCAAAGACCTCATCCAATCTTTACAGATTTTATAAGAGCATCTCTTGAGCACAAGGCGAAAAAAGAGGGGGTATGA
- a CDS encoding response regulator — protein MSKAHILVVDDEKPIVDIIKFNLEKEGYKVTASYDGEDALNRIKSENFDMVLLDVMLPKIDGFSVCKKVREFSDVPIIMITAKADEVDKVLGLELGADDYITKPFGIRELIARIRANLRRTAQSSTQDGKVLKAGALTLNPETFEVKKNGKVIELTVREYELLKFLMSQKGQVFSREELLEKVWDYEYYGDVRTVDVTVRRLREKIEDNPSEPTFILTKRGIGYYFNPNI, from the coding sequence ATGTCGAAAGCACATATCCTTGTTGTTGACGATGAAAAACCAATTGTTGATATTATAAAGTTCAATTTGGAAAAGGAAGGCTACAAAGTGACAGCATCGTATGACGGTGAGGATGCGTTAAATAGAATAAAAAGTGAAAACTTCGACATGGTTCTTTTGGATGTAATGCTTCCCAAGATTGACGGGTTTTCTGTGTGTAAGAAGGTTCGTGAGTTTTCGGATGTTCCCATTATAATGATAACAGCAAAGGCTGATGAAGTCGACAAAGTTTTGGGTTTGGAGCTTGGAGCAGACGATTACATAACAAAACCGTTTGGCATAAGAGAGCTTATTGCAAGGATTAGGGCAAACTTGAGAAGGACAGCCCAGAGTTCCACGCAAGATGGCAAGGTGTTAAAAGCAGGGGCTTTGACCTTGAACCCTGAGACGTTTGAGGTGAAGAAAAACGGCAAAGTTATTGAGCTTACCGTAAGAGAATATGAGCTTTTGAAGTTTTTGATGTCGCAAAAAGGTCAGGTGTTTTCAAGAGAAGAGCTTTTGGAAAAGGTTTGGGACTATGAATACTATGGAGATGTCAGAACTGTGGATGTTACTGTAAGAAGACTGAGAGAAAAGATAGAAGACAACCCGTCTGAGCCGACTTTTATTTTGACAAAGAGGGGAATTGGCTACTACTTTAATCCGAACATATAA